The following proteins are encoded in a genomic region of Mercenaria mercenaria strain notata unplaced genomic scaffold, MADL_Memer_1 contig_795, whole genome shotgun sequence:
- the LOC128554837 gene encoding uncharacterized protein LOC128554837: MLRGYFPEFGGRKKKAKQTDEIKPAKRSDKSRKKQRRNSRPESSKNIIHTEVEEQNENVDENTKLADKHQINQHMDNIAEPKCEGDLKRMDIRTFEDDNDKMRRKSSLILNHKDVMFDTGKPCNSCSRVRLNRGELRCKNCFSFACLHCNKMCECMGECFCYKFQNVFEKQIRSASNELTKRLKQHEPIESVSSANTYEIHDSRKTTVISSVTISKAYKSDESMQAGKQNYAQHGLSNDNYMEISILEYEDDDHVFLRRSQTVRVLLGMIRENIAVGIYSKDGLEKEITFIENLKKTFHREEIQLINVKQCARVLKEDKMPIIVTCPLHSRLYSDMNNVLSGIKEEYYKRIILILYHYKKEDREAASVLVEYENKFPALKCIDFFHQKRLENIESVATEIKLALYEMRKMSDQTND, encoded by the exons ATGCTTCGAGGATATTTTCCAGAGTTTGGTGGAAGGAAAAAGAAAGCAAAGCAGACTGACGAAATTAAACCAGCTAAGCGTTCGgataaaagcagaaaaaaacaaagacgaAATTCACGCCCTGAAAGTTCTAAGAACATAATACACACTGAAGTTGAAGAACAAAACGAAAACGTTGATGAAAATACTAAATTAGCAGATAAACATCAGATTAATCAACATATGGATAATATTGCTGAGCCAAAATGTGAAGGGGATCTAAAACGTATGGATATTCGCACGTTTGaagatgataatgataaaatgagAAGAAAGAGTAGCTTAATCTTAAATCATAAAGATGTAATGTTTGATACTGGAAAACCATGTAATAGCTGCAGCCGCGTTAGATTAAATAGGGGCGAGCTTAGATGTAAGAACTGTTTTTCGTTCGCGTGCTTACATTGTAATAAAATGTGCGAGTGTATGGGGGAATGTTTTTGCTATAAATTCCAAAATGTCTTTGAGAAACAGATTCGAAGTGCTTCCAATGAGTTAACAAAACGTCTAAAACAGCATGAACCGATTGAAAGTGTTTCTTCCGCCAATACGTATGAAATACATGATTCCAGGAAAACAACAGTAATTTCCAGCGTAACGATAAGCAAAGCGTATAAATCCGACGAAAGTATGCAGGCAGGAAAACAAAATTATGCGCAG CACGGCTTGTCGAATGATAACTACATGGAGATATCTATTCTAGAGTACGAAGATGATGACCATGTCTTTTTACGAAGATCTCAAACTGTTCGCGTACTTCTCGGAATGATACGGGAAAATATT GCTGTCGGAATATATTCGAAAGACGGGTTGGAAAAGGAGATCACTTtcatagaaaatttaaagaaaacgtTTCACAGAGAAGAAATACAATTGATCAATGTAAAGCAGTGCGCTCGAGTTTTGAAAGAAGATAAAATGCCAATAATTGTCACATGCCCTCTTCATTCACGGTTGTACTCCGATATGAATAACGTGCTGTCCGGTATAAAGG aggAGTATTATAAAAGAATAATTTTGATTCTATATCACTACAAAAAAGAAGACAGAGAGGCAGCTTCTGTTCTTGTTGAGTATGAAAACAAGTTTCCAGCATTAAAATGTATTGACTTCTTTCATCAAAAAAGACTAGAGAACATCGAAAGTGTGGCAACAGAAATCAAACTTGCACTTTATGAGATGAGAAAGATGTCTGATCAAACGAATGATTAA